The Oryzias latipes chromosome 4, ASM223467v1 genome includes a window with the following:
- the fndc9 gene encoding fibronectin type III domain-containing protein 9, giving the protein MGVTVYNISATSVRVSWPPSPTCRDTFYSVMYDPNWNSLIMGYKRKSFKHEERIPVSQTGTHLANLLPLTAYFLCVTCQAADPVREQCKVFSTLSESSETHDRGGWEHMAGVWLTCCLLLLVVAGLLVWGCLHSVCPFPGRAADSCPVVTNVSRQNRSASAHLFNPRSSSEDSIKRAAAIQPSLMQAHPPSGNYPEHES; this is encoded by the coding sequence ATGGGGGTAACAGTCTACAACATCTCCGCCACCTCAGTCAGGGTGAGCTGGCCGCCGTCCCCCACCTGCCGGGACACGTTCTACAGCGTCATGTACGACCCCAACTGGAACAGCCTGATCATGGGCTACAAGCGCAAAAGCTTCAAACACGAGGAGCGCATCCCCGTCAGTCAGACCGGCACACACCTGGCCAACCTGCTCCCCCTGACCGCGTACTTCCTGTGCGTGACGTGTCAGGCCGCCGATCCGGTGCGGGAGCAGTGCAAAGTGTTCAGCACCCTGAGCGAGAGCAGCGAGACCCACGACAGGGGTGGCTGGGAGCACATGGCGGGGGTCTGGCTGACCTGCTGCCTGCTGCTCCTGGTCGTCGCGGGCCTCCTGGTGTGGGGGTGCCTCCACAGCGTGTGCCCCTTCCCCGGGCGGGCCGCCGACAGCTGCCCGGTGGTGACGAACGTGAGCCGGCAAAACAGGTCTGCGTCGGCTCACCTCTTCAACCCCCGGAGCAGCAGCGAGGACAGCATCAAGCGCGCCGCAGCCATCCAGCCCTCGCTTATGCAAGCTCACCCACCGTCTGGTAATTACCCAGAACACGAGAGCTGA
- the tubgcp5 gene encoding gamma-tubulin complex component 5, with translation MAHWSIFEKETEKETKRLIGLISGIEDEEDQNFQRALKFTWSNFKFHSFLDVDSHKVERSINGIYEKLMVHSDVSKAGSWRRLTAEFLNSPLPNTEGTKTDAHYGILSLLLLLSGCPSNTEFTERPRLKEAEPEDSFDWGKYLMEGEDVDIGPFPDTPEWSEDESEEDDSQQPISREDSGIQLDRTPQEDQDNGKAVPVTWTVGEPDARAWLERHVVTPYWVAHAPRFPHSLHLHSNLLNVWDQHLYNTDPLYLPEEKAFVTETQVIRETLWLFSGVKRHFIFQHHEGKVSVRNDVVVTHLTSDCLRSVLENIAAYGQAVCRLQSFIDEVTGYSSDPGPPGSSSRKGSDPPFRTYQAFVWALNKYFTSFKQELTTIEKELVCNDETVTLFGVLERLNAHLAQIKVLHKVFCTGVAEVPPATTNVVRASHLLNTLYKAIIEYDSVGEASEQTVALLFSLWTETVRPYLEIVDEWIVHGHLFDPAKEFIIQRNKDVPVNHRDFWHATYTLYSVSETVENEEKLSDAASGSSGGEQGCSNRQLTMVSFLKPVLKQIIMAGKSMQLLKNLHSKEPEEPKKSCRDADRKSLYSLFLESVQSRLCSQDESPMDCTAAQQATKRSLIRMQSIISQHLEMDDMHDPLLAINFARLYLEQSDFLERFSGEDFIVDRSSQSVTCQSFELTLRSCLYPHIERRYIECCGNLMKTLKKDYKLLEYLQAMRNYFLLEAGDTMYDFYTAIFDKVQEKESWQQPSFLNVQLQEAVGQRNLEDSSRLSVFLETLDHTKKKHPVNNLEVLTLSYKVPWPVDIVISSECQKIYNQVFLLLLQIKWAKYSLDTLRFSDFQDVTKKLEEAGAEEMNAKEPLNQQIHRMCLLRVKLMHFVNSLHNYIMTRILHSTGLEFQHQVQEAKDLDQLIKIHYRYLATIHDRCLLREKVSFVKEAIMKVLNLVLIFSDRWQAGAWKIESIDKMESDFKNCHMFLVTILNKAVCRGSFPHLESLALSLMAGFEQC, from the exons gttccATAGTTTTCTGGACGTTGACAGTCATAAAGTTGAACGCAGCATAAACGG AATCTATGAAAAGCTGATGGTTCACTCTGATGTGAGTAAAGCAGGAAGCTGGAGGAGACTGACAGCAGAGTTCCTGAACTCTCCTCTGCCAAATACAGAAGGAACAAAG ACAGATGCACATTATGGCATTctgtctctgctgctcctcctgtcTGGATGCCCCTCAAACACAGAGTTTACGGAGAGACCTCGACTGAAAGAAGCAG agccAGAGGACAGCTTTGATTGGGGCAAATATCTGATGGAGGGTGAGGACGTAGACATCGGACCTTTTCCAGATACTCCT gagtggTCTGAGGACGAGAGCGAGGAGGATGAcagccagcagccaatcagcagGGAGGACTCTGGCATCCAGCTGGACAGAACACCTCAAGAGGACCAGGACAACGGCAAAGCCGTTCCAGTCACATGGACGG TGGGCGAGCCGGACGCCCGGGCCTGGCTGGAGCGACACGTGGTGACGCCGTACTGGGTGGCTCATGCTCCTCGCTTCCCTCACAGCCTGCACCTGCACTCCAACTTACTCAACGTTTG GGATCAGCACCTGTATAACACCGATCCTCTGTACCTGCCTGAAGAAAAAGCTTTCGTCACGGAGACCCAAGTCATACGGGAGACGCTGTG GCTTTTCTCCGGTGTCAAGAGACACTTCATATTCCAGCACCACGAGGGGAAAGTGTCAGTCAGGAATGACGTGGTGGTGACTCACCTGACCAGC GACTGCCTGCGCTCCGTGCTGGAGAACATCGCGGCGTACGGACAGGCCGTGTGCCGGCTGCAGAGCTTCATCGATGAGGTGACCGGGTACAGCTCGGACCCCGGTCCCCCGGGCTCCAGCTCCAGGAAAGGCTCGGACCCCCCCTTTAGGACGTACCAGGCCTTCGTGTGGGCGCTCAACAAGTACTTTACAAGCTTCAAACAAGAACTGACCACCATTGAAAAAGAACTCGTCTGTAATG ACGAGACGGTGACCCTGTTCGGAGTCCTGGAGCGGCTCAACGCTCATTTGGCTCAGATCAAAGTGCTGCATAAGGTCTTCTGCACAGGGGTGGCTGAGGTTCCCCCAGCCACCACAAACGTGGTGCGGGCCTCGCACTTGTTGAACACCCTGTACAAGGCCATCATTGAGTACGACAGCGTCGGGGAAGCATCAGAGCAAACG GTGGCTCTGCTGTTCTCTTTGTGGACTGAGACCGTTAGACCATATTTGGAGATTGTGGATGAGTGGATTGTTCATGGTCATTTGTTTGACCCTGCCAAAGAGTTCATCATCCAAAG aaacaagGACGTCCCAGTAAACCACAGAGACTTCTGGCACGCCACCTACACTCTGTACAGCGTGTCAGAGACGGTGGAGAACGAGGAGAAGCTCAGCGACGCGGCCAGCGGCAGCTCCGGAGGCGAGCAGGGATGCAGCAACAGGCAGCTCACCATGGTGTCCTTCCTCAAGCCCGTCCTGAAGCAGATCATCATGGCCGGGAAATCCATGCAGCTGTTGAAAAATCTACACAGCAAGGAACCCGAGGAGCCAAAGAAGTCCTGCAGAG ATGCGGACAGGAAAAGCCTGTACTCGCTCTTTCTGGAGTCGGTGCAGTCGCGCCTGTGCAGTCAGGACGAATCGCCGATGGACTGCACGGCTGCACAGCAGGCCACCAAGCGGAGCCTGATTAGGATGCAGTCCATCATTTCTCAGCACCTGGAGATGGACGACATGCACGACCCATTGTTGGCCATTAATTTTGCTAG GCTGTACTTGGAGCAGAGCGACTTCCTGGAGCGTTTCTCCGGCGAGGATTTCATCGTGGACCGCTCCTCTCAGTCCGTCACCTGCCAGTCGTTCGAGCTCACCCTGCGCTCCTGCCTCTACCCCCACATCGAGAGGCGCTACATCGAGTGCTGTGGGAACCTGATGAAAACACTGAAGAAAGACTATAA GCTGCTGGAATACCTTCAAGCAATGAGAAACTACTTCTTGCTGGAAGCCGGAGACACAATGTACGACTTTTACACGGCCATCTTTGACAAAGTGCAGGAGAAGGAAAGCTGGCAGCAGCCCTCTTTTCTCAACGTGCAGCTGCAGGAGGCGGTTGGACAGCGCAACCTGGAGGACAGTAGCAG gTTATCCGTCTTTTTAGAGACCCTTGACCACACCAAGAAAAAGCATCCTGTCAATAATTTAGAGGTCCTTACGCTGAGTTACAAG GTTCCCTGGCCCGTTGACATCGTGATCAGCTCCGAGTGTCAGAAGATCTACAATCAGGTGTTTCTGCTCCTGCTGCAGATCAAATGGGCCAAATACAGTTTGGACACTCTTCGCTTCAGTG ATTTTCAAGATGTCACGAAAAAACTGGAAGAAGCCGGAGCTGAGGAGATGAACGCGAAGGAACCACTAAACCAGCAAATTCACAGGATGTGCCTGCTGCGAGTTAAACTGATGCACTTTGTCAACAGCCTCCACAACTACATCATGACCAGG ATTCTGCACAGCACCGGACTGGAGTTTCAGCACCAAGTTCAGGAGGCAAAGGACTTGGACCAGCTGATCAAGATCCACTACAGGTACCTGGCAACGATCCACGATCGCTGCCTGCTGAGGGAGAAG GTCAGTTTTGTGAAGGAGGCCATCATGAAGGTTCTCAATCTGGTCCTTATTTTCTCTGATCGATGGCAGGCCGGAGCTTGGAA aattGAGTCGATCGATAAAATGGAGTCGGATTTCAAGAACTGCCACATGTTTCTGGTGACCATCCTCAATAAGGCGGTGTGTCGGGGTTCTTTTCCGCACT TGGAGTCTCTGGCGCTCTCCCTCATGGCAGGATTTGAACAGTGCTGA